One genomic window of Oncorhynchus kisutch isolate 150728-3 linkage group LG24, Okis_V2, whole genome shotgun sequence includes the following:
- the LOC109869628 gene encoding neurexophilin-2-like: MRVLLINFATFSLWLLPTVQKEDAVKTLDYLNLSPFDSLSQPSPYDTRRLGVDGNIGAAMKVKHLSKDFQIVSTKTKPPNYSSVGPHGWSQNLSLPLVQSQLHSKPKPPMKAPIKAKKTFGWGNFYLNIKTTKFSLLVTSKIVDHINGTFSVYFHHNSSHLGNISMSIVPPSKPVEWDDVGSPELQFQNQPQSTINEHLQEMKALNCRVEYQRTNKAKKTKPCLYDPSQTCYSEHTQSHAAWICAKPFKVFCVFISFLSTDYKLVQKVCPDYNF; the protein is encoded by the coding sequence GTGCAAAAGGAGGATGCTGTGAAGACCTTGGACTATCTGAACCTCAGTCCATTTGACTCCCTCTCACAGCCCTCTCCCTATGACACAAGAAGGTTAGGGGTAGATGGAAACATTGGAGCTGCAATGAAAGTCAAACACCTTTCCAAAGACTTCCAGATCGTATCCACCAAGACTAAGCCCCCAAACTATAGCTCTGTGGGCCCACATGGCTGGTCACAGAACCTCTCCCTACCCCTGGTTCAGTCACAGTTACACTCCAAACCCAAGCCCCCCATGAAAGCACCTATCAAAGCTAAGAAGACCTTTGGCTGGGGAAACTTCTACCTCAACATCAAAACCACTAAGTTCAGCCTGCTGGTGACTAGTAAGATAGTGGACCACATCAACGGCACCTTCAGTGTGTACTTCCATCACAATTCGTCCCATCTGGGGAATATCTCAATGAGCATTGTTCCTCCCTCCAAACCCGTGGAATGGGATGATGTGGGAAGCCCGGAGCTCCAGTTCCAGAATCAGCCACAGTCTACCATCAATGAGCACCTGCAAGAGATGAAGGCCCTCAACTGCAGGGTGGAGTACCAGAGGACCAACAAGGCCAAGAAGACCAAACCCTGCCTCTATGACCCCTCCCAGACCTGCTATTCAGAACACACTCAGTCTCACGCCGCCTGGATCTGTGCCAAGCCCTTCAAGGTATTCTGTGTATTCATCTCTTTTCTCAGCACCGACTACAAACTGGTGCAGAAGGTCTGTCCAGACTACAACTTCTAG